A window of the Archocentrus centrarchus isolate MPI-CPG fArcCen1 chromosome 9, fArcCen1, whole genome shotgun sequence genome harbors these coding sequences:
- the LOC115785698 gene encoding carnitine O-acetyltransferase has translation MLGVFVRAALRPGMVKPCRLVRPVTQILARPLTHQEGLPKLPVPPLKQTCERYLAALEPIVSEEEMEHTRQVVQEFLKGGVGERLQKGLERRARKTDNWLSEWWMQMAYLDCRMPVAVYTSPGVVLPQMHFQDRQGQMRFAAKLISGVLDFKKMIDTQTLPVEYLSGKPLCMDQYYQILSSCRIPGPKRDTVVNHARGKTPPTHITVVHNFQFFVLDVYNSDGTPLTVDQIYMQLEKIWNSSLQTNKEPVGILTSQHRNTWGKAYNNLIKDRTNKESVRAIQKSIFTVCLDAPMLRVSDELYLSRVAAQMLHGGGARWNSGNRWFDKTLQFIVGEDGTCGLVYEHAPAEGPPIVFLIDYVVKYMQRTEFIRSPMVPLAMPQKLRFNITPEVKRDIEKAKQNMNIMVQDLDVKVLVFSHFGKNVPKQHKLSPDAFVQMALQLAYFRIYNICCSTYESASLRMFKYGRTDAIRSTTVDSFKFVQAMQDPAKQSSETLALLQKAVETHKENTYNAIHGQAIDRHLLGLKRQSIEDLTSIPEIFMDTSYAVANHYNLSTSQVGSKTDCVMCFGPMVPDGYGVCYNPMDEHINIAITAFNSCEETNAANFAEAVEEALLDMRALLEDTATAKQ, from the exons ATGCTGGGTGTTTTTGTCAGAGCCGcg CTGCGGCCAGGTATGGTGAAGCCATGTCGCCTAGTCAGACCAGTAACGCAGATCCTAGCAAGGCCCCTGACGCACCAAGAGGGTTTGCCTAAACTACCTGTGCCACCCTTGAAGCAAACGTGTGAGCGCTACCTCGCAGCTCTGGAGCCCATCGTCagtgaggaggagatggaacacaccaggcaggtggTACAAGAGTTCCTCAAGGGTGGTGTAGGAGAAAGGCTTCAAAAGGGACTGGAACGACGGGCACGCAAGACGGATAACTGG TTGTCAGAATGGTGGATGCAGATGGCCTACCTGGATTGCCGTATGCCGGTGGCAGTTTATACCAGCCCTGGAGTGGTCCTGCCCCAAATGCATTTTCAAGATCGTCAAGGACAAATGAG gtttgCTGCCAAACTAATTTCAGGAGTTttggactttaaaaaaatgattgacAC TCAGACTCTGCCTGTAGAGTATTTGAGTGGGAAGCCGCTGTGTATGGACCAGTATTACCAGATCCTGTCCTCCTGTCGTATTCCTGGACCAAAGAGAGATACTGTTGTAAATCACGCCAGAGGAAAAACACCTCCGACTCACATCACCGTGGTCCACAACTTCCAG ttttttgtCCTAGATGTGTACAACAGCGATGGCACACCACTAACAGTGGATCAGATTTACATGCAGTTGGAGAAGATCTGGAACTCCTCTTTGCAGACTAACAAAGAACCGGTTGGCATCCTTACATCGCAGCACCGCAACACCTGGGGAAAAGCCTATAATAACCTGATTAAGG ACAGGACGAATAAGGAGTCGGTCCGTGCCATCCAGAAAAgtatttttacagtttgtttggATGCTCCAATGCTGCGGGTGTCTGATGAGCTATATCTGAGCCGTGTGGCTGCCCAGATGCTGCATGGAGGAGGAGCTCGCTGGAACAGCGGCAACCGCTGGTTTGATAAGACATTACAG TTCATTGTTGGTGAAGACGGTACATGTGGACTGGTGTATGAGCATGCACCTGCTGAGGGTCCACCCATTGTGTTTCTCATCGATTACGTTGTTAAATACAT GCAGAGGACTGAATTCATTCGCTCTCCCATGGTTCCCCTGGCCATGCCCCAGAAGCTGCGTTTCAACATTACACCGGAGGTCAAGAGAGATATTGAGAAGGCCAAACAAAATATGAACAT AATGGTGCAGGACTTGGATGTGAAAGTGCTTGTGTTTTCTCACTTTGGAAAAAATGTGCCAAAGCAACATAAGCTCAGTCCAGATGCCTTTGTGCAAATGGCTCTCCAGCTTGCGTACTTCAG gaTCTATAATATTTGCTGCTCTACTTATGAGAGTGCTTCCTTAAGAATGTTCAAATATGGGCGAACAGATGCGATCCGCTCAACTACTGTAGACTCCTTTAAATTTGTCCAGGCAATGCAAGACCCAGCTAAACAG AGCTCGGAGACGCTGGCACTGCTGCAGAAGGCCGTTGAGACGCATAAAGAAAACACGTACAAT gcaaTTCATGGGCAGGCCATTGACAGACACCTCCTCGGTCTCAAGAGGCAGAGTATAGAAGACCTGACCTCTATACCTGAGATATTTATGGACACCTCTTATGCTGTGGCTAATCATTATAATCTCTCCACCAGCCAG GTTGGCTCCAAGACAGACTGCGTGATGTGCTTTGGTCCAATGGTGCCAGATGGCTATGGAGTGTGTTACAATCCCATGGATGAGCACATCAACATCGCCATCACAGCCTTTAACAGCTGCGAGGAGACAAATGCTGCCAACTTTGCCGAGGCTGTAGAGGAAGCACTGTTGGACATGAGAGCTCTCTTGGAAGACACAGCTACAGCCAAGCAGTGA
- the adamts13 gene encoding A disintegrin and metalloproteinase with thrombospondin motifs 13 isoform X2: protein MSLYLPQSEGKAECVKDLPAMEGPLQDWKPGLYYGVDDQCRIAFGSSARACSFSNPDLPACRFLSCHINPDDDSSCKRLLVPLLDGTECAPNQWCLKGHCVHPDDLSSPDVVHGSWSSWSEFSSCSRTCGGGVTLHTRQCNNPRPAFGGNDCEGPDIEAELCNQQPCESTQLDFMAEQCSQTDTHPLYLLTNRASFYTWIPALGFTQGDEQCRYMCQSDGENFIVSRGSQFVDGTRCETDSPPPFGAAAACLRGKCQLFGCDGVLHSGKVRDICGVCGGNGSSCRLISDSYSGGQAREYTTFLSVPVNSTQVHIVNKAPLFTHMAVKAGEKYIVSGTGSLALNTTHPSPLDENRLEYRIHLTPDLLPEMEELFVPGPLQQEIKIQIYRKYGKEYGEKTNPNISYQFYVPERNSSLTDVIPKGKWSNFTTPCSVSCGSGAQRHVYVCVDEDTNKPLEEHDCVTPPPTTALYTACHLAPCPPRWTAGKFGPCSASCGGGERVRPVRCVQKHGSDVVKVSDSECPPDTAPQTVEKCNLQHCPARWHVSEPGDCSAICGPGEAKRIISCVRPEDGVIVEVDQSLCSKLIKPPDSVPCVVDVCPIGWESERKEQPILKSGLLPRSSQPRVYVWSPVISQCSKTCGNGTLQVWFSCVDHQTTLGVPDFHCDASTKPHPKSEICSTSPCPPMWRSKQGVCSVTCGGGVANRVLYCAREAEGEEEVVEDSECSDFNKPTAVVSCNTHSCPARWKVIRTSPCSVSCDLGVAQRIVSCVQFIHGKESVVAEENCQTTVKPAITVPCLVQVCTFRWEVKPWSQCSVSCGYGIQSRAVSCMGPSKPEPLSPLLCMHMPKPITIQVCYMGSCRDVPSTSDTPTLLHSPLSHKNMAQSGMGQLPPSPTEAIAIPVTQMTTTMLTPTHKSSACGQLLLEESGTVDLTNVTNRCTVSIGRPLDEVIHIRVVASSLDCRKKEYVAFFDRLAFVRKCTHVAGSELTTRTNVLLVRQNLLSPGNGVVFTYSSQKNKKRSHHQDCDIQLFSPSGVFENPITSSTNHTCRVLVNAPPSVKIRIQAVHIGLVFNTTNSQSTYIMIRDMDVLKTNVFKGNQLFQWHSSGNMAEVEFHGDYLHSKGSFRAQYSFMRL from the exons ATGTCTTTATATCTGCCACAGAG TGAAGGGAAGGCTGAATGTGTCAAAGATCTCCCTGCAATGGAAGGCCCCTTACAAGACTGGAAGCCTGGGCTCTACTACGGTGTGGATGACCAGTGTCGTATAGCTTTTGGTAGCAGTGCAAGAGCCTGCTCTTTCTCCAATCCTGACCTG CCAGCTTGTCGTTTTTTGTCTTGTCACATCAATCCTGATGATGATAGCTCCTGCAAACGCCTCCTAGTCCCACTGCTGGATGGGACAGAGTGTGCTCCTAATCAG TGGTGTCTGAAGGGGCACTGTGTGCATCCAGATGATCTCAGCTCTCCTGATGTGGTTCACGGCTCCTGGTCCAGCTGGTCTGAGTTTTCTTCCTGCTCGAGGACATGTGGTGGTGGAGTCACACTTCATACACGGCAATGCAACAACCCAAG ACCTGCGTTTGGAGGGAATGATTGTGAGGGCCCAGATATTGAGGCTGAACTTTGTAACCAGCAA CCTTGTGAGAGCACTCAGCTGGATTTCATGGCAGAGCAGTGTTCCCAAACAGATACCCATCCCCTCTACTTGCTGACAAACAGGGCCTCCTTCTACACATGGATCCCTGCATTAGGCTTTACGCAGG GGGATGAACAGTGCAGATATATGTGCCAGTCAGATGGAGAAAACTTCATAGTGAGCCGTGGCTCTCAGTTTGTGGATGGCACTCGCTGTGAGACAGACAGCCCACCTCCCTTTGGTGCTGCGGCTGCTTGTCTAAGAGGCAAATGCCAG ctgtttggcTGTGATGGTGTCCTGCACTCTGGGAAAGTAAGGGATATCTGTGGGGTGTGTGGTGGAAATGGATCATCCTGCAGATTAATATCTGACTCCTACAGTGGTGGTCAGGCCAGAG agTACACCACCTTTCTCTCTGTGCCAGTGAATTCCACACAGGTTCATATTGTTAACAAGGCGCCTCTCTTCACTCACATGG CTGTAAAGGCTGGAGAAAAGTACATTGTATCCGGAACGGGCAGCTTGGCTCTGAATACAACCCACCCTTCCCCGCTGGATGAAAACCGCCTTGAGTACCGAATCCATCTGACACCTGACCTTTTGCCTGAGATGGAAGAGCTGTTCGTGCCTGGGCCTCTGCAACAGGAGATAAAAATACAG ATCTATCGCAAATATGGAAAAGAatatggggaaaaaacaaatccaaacaTCAGCTACCAGTTCTACGTGCCTGAGAGAAACAGCAGCCTAACGGATGTCATACCTAAAGGCAAATGGTCCAATTTCACAACACCCTGCTCTGTCTCTTGTGGCTCAG GTGCTCAGAGGCatgtttatgtctgtgtagatgaAGATACCAACAAACCTTTGGAGGAGCATGACTGTGTGACACCTCCTCCGACCACAGCACTCTACACAGCCTGCCATCTTGCACCCTGTCCCCCCAG ATGGACTGCAGGGAAGTTTGGGCCTTGTAGCGCTTCCTGTGGTGGGGGAGAAAGAGTGCGTCCTGTGAGGTGTGTTCAGAAACATGGATCTGATGTGGTAAAGGTTTCGGATTCCGAATGCCCACCTGATACGGCTCCGCAAACTGTTGAAAAATGTAATCTCCAGCACTGCCCTGCCAG ATGGCACGTGTCAGAGCCAGGGGATTGTTCAGCAATCTGTGGGCCAGGAGAAGCCAAACGGATCATATCGTGTGTCCGACCTGAAGATGGCGTGATTGTTGAAGTCGATCAAAGCTTATGTTCAAAGCTGATTAAACCACCTGATTCTGTGCCCTGCGTGGTAGACGTGTGTCCCATTGGGTGGGAATCTGAGCGAAAG GAACAACCCATCCTAAAGTCTGGTTTGTTACCACGCTCTAGTCAGCCTCGTGTTTATGTGTGGAGCCCCGTTATTAGCCAGTGTTCAAAGACCTGCGGTAATG GAACCCTGCAGGTGTGGTTTTCTTGTGTGGACCATCAAACCACACTGGGAGTGCCTGACTTCCACTGCGATGCTTCTACTAAACCTCATCCTAAGTCTGAGATATGCAGCACTTCACCCTGCCCTCCTAT GTGGCGCTCTAAGCAAGGAGTCTGCAGTGTTACATGTGGAGGAGGGGTGGCAAACAGGGTGCTGTACTGTGCTCGAGAAGcagaaggggaggaggaggtTGTGGAAGATTCAGAGTGCAGTGACTTTAACAAACCCACAGCAGTGGTATCATGTAACACTCACAGCTGCCCAGCAAG GTGGAAGGTAATCAGGACTTCGCCCTGCTCTGTCTCCTGTGACCTGGGTGTAGCTCAGAGGATTGTGTCTTGTGTCCAATTCATACATGGGAAAGAGAGTGTGGTGGCAGAGGAAAACTGCCAGACAACTGTCAAACCAGCCATCACAGTGCCCTGCTTGGTGCAAGTGTGTACCTTCAGGTGGGAGGTGAAGCCATGGAGCCAG TGTTCAGTATCCTGTGGATATGGTATCCAATCCAGAGCTGTGTCCTGCATGGGCCCCTCTAAGCCAGAGCCCCTCAGCCCACTGCTTTGCATGCACATGCCCAAGCCAATCACCATCCAGGTCTGCTACATGGGCAGCTGCAGAGATGTGCCATCCACATCAGACACACCCACTCTCCTGCATTCCCCTCTGAGCCATAAAAACATGGCCCAGAGTGGAATGGGCCAACTACCTCCCAGTCCAACAGAGGCCATTGCCATCCCAGTGACTCAAATGACTACCACAATGCTCACTCCAACCCATAAATCAA GTGCATGTGGACAGCTACTGCTGGAGGAATCAGGAACAGTGGATTTGACCAATGTGACAAATCGCTGCACGGTATCTATAGGTCGACCCCTGGATGAGGTCATTCACATTAGAGTGGTAGCCAGCTCCCTGGACTGCAGAAAAA AGGAGTATGTGGCATTTTTTGACCGACTGGCATTTGTGAGGAAGTGCACACATGTGGCAGGTAGTGAACTGACCACCAGAACAAATGTCCTTCTGGTGCGGCAAAATCTGCTCAGTCCAGGGAACGGGGTTGTGTTTACGTACAGTTCACAGAAAAATAAGAAGAGGAGCCACCATCAAG ATTGCGACATTCAGCTGTTCTCCCCCAGCGGTGTGTTTGAGAATCCAATAACATCCAGCACTAACCACACCTGTCGAGTGCTCGTCAATGCCCCTCCCTCAGTGAAGATCAGAATCCAAGCAGTACACATAGGATTAGTATTCAACACCACAAACTCCCAGTCTACATACATTATG ATCCGAGACATGGATGTGTTAAAGACCAACGTGTTTAAAGGCAACCAGCTGTTTCAGTGGCACTCGTCTGGAAATATGGCTGAGGTTGAATTTCATGGAGACTACCTGCATTCCAAAGGGAGCTTCAGAGCTCAATATTCATTTATGCGTCTTTGA
- the adamts13 gene encoding A disintegrin and metalloproteinase with thrombospondin motifs 13 isoform X1, translating into MFFMTLFCLLLRPGLSALMISPLEKPFHHSANLRVVSYPGSSDSSVSERLRRSAVIPDITHLELLVVVGPDVQQVHRQDTERYILTNLNIASELLRDMTLGANMRVHLVRMIILSEPEPEIQLSTNITSSLRSVCDWGRRINPSNDTDPLHADLLLYITRYDLVLPDGNKQVRGVAQLGGACSSEWSCVITEDTGFDLGITIAHEIGHSFGINHDGVGNTCSRSGFMMASDGGYNSVDLTWSPCSRQQLLTFFSEGKAECVKDLPAMEGPLQDWKPGLYYGVDDQCRIAFGSSARACSFSNPDLPACRFLSCHINPDDDSSCKRLLVPLLDGTECAPNQWCLKGHCVHPDDLSSPDVVHGSWSSWSEFSSCSRTCGGGVTLHTRQCNNPRPAFGGNDCEGPDIEAELCNQQPCESTQLDFMAEQCSQTDTHPLYLLTNRASFYTWIPALGFTQGDEQCRYMCQSDGENFIVSRGSQFVDGTRCETDSPPPFGAAAACLRGKCQLFGCDGVLHSGKVRDICGVCGGNGSSCRLISDSYSGGQAREYTTFLSVPVNSTQVHIVNKAPLFTHMAVKAGEKYIVSGTGSLALNTTHPSPLDENRLEYRIHLTPDLLPEMEELFVPGPLQQEIKIQIYRKYGKEYGEKTNPNISYQFYVPERNSSLTDVIPKGKWSNFTTPCSVSCGSGAQRHVYVCVDEDTNKPLEEHDCVTPPPTTALYTACHLAPCPPRWTAGKFGPCSASCGGGERVRPVRCVQKHGSDVVKVSDSECPPDTAPQTVEKCNLQHCPARWHVSEPGDCSAICGPGEAKRIISCVRPEDGVIVEVDQSLCSKLIKPPDSVPCVVDVCPIGWESERKEQPILKSGLLPRSSQPRVYVWSPVISQCSKTCGNGTLQVWFSCVDHQTTLGVPDFHCDASTKPHPKSEICSTSPCPPMWRSKQGVCSVTCGGGVANRVLYCAREAEGEEEVVEDSECSDFNKPTAVVSCNTHSCPARWKVIRTSPCSVSCDLGVAQRIVSCVQFIHGKESVVAEENCQTTVKPAITVPCLVQVCTFRWEVKPWSQCSVSCGYGIQSRAVSCMGPSKPEPLSPLLCMHMPKPITIQVCYMGSCRDVPSTSDTPTLLHSPLSHKNMAQSGMGQLPPSPTEAIAIPVTQMTTTMLTPTHKSSACGQLLLEESGTVDLTNVTNRCTVSIGRPLDEVIHIRVVASSLDCRKKEYVAFFDRLAFVRKCTHVAGSELTTRTNVLLVRQNLLSPGNGVVFTYSSQKNKKRSHHQDCDIQLFSPSGVFENPITSSTNHTCRVLVNAPPSVKIRIQAVHIGLVFNTTNSQSTYIMIRDMDVLKTNVFKGNQLFQWHSSGNMAEVEFHGDYLHSKGSFRAQYSFMRL; encoded by the exons ATGTTTTTTATGACTCtgttctgtctgctgctgcGGCCTGGCTTGAGCGCTCTAATGATTTCTCCACTGGAAAAG ccTTTTCATCACTCCGCCAATCTGAGAGTAGTTTCCTATCCTGGTTCTTCTGATTCCTCAG TGAGTGAGCGGCTGCGTCGGTCAGCTGTGATACCTGATATCACCCATCTGGAACTACTGGTAGTGGTGGGGCCTGATGTCCAGCAGGTCCACAGGCAGGACACAGAAAGATACATCCTCACCAACCTCAACATT GCCTCAGAGCTGTTGAGAGACATGACCCTGGGCGCCAACATGAGGGTGCACCTGGTCCGCATGATCATCCTGTCAGAGCCAGAG CCAGAGATCCAACTGTCTACCAATATCACCTCTTCTCTAAGAagtgtgtgtgactggggcaGAAGGATTAACCCTTCAAATGACACAGACCCACTACATGCAGATCTTCTGCTGTACATTACAAG GTATGACCTGGTGCTGCCTGATGGAAACAAGCAGGTCAGGGGAGTAGCACAGCTTGGTGGGGCTTGCTCCAGTGAATGGAGTTGTGTGATCACAGAGGACACAGGCTTCGACCTGGGAATCACCATCGCTCATGAAATTGGCCACAG CTTTGGAATCAACCATGACGGAGTAGGAAACACCTGCAGCAGGAGTGGCTTCATGATGGCCTCTGACGGAGGCTACAACAGTGTGGATTTGACCTGGTCTCCCTGCAGCAGACAGCAGCTTCTTACATTCTTCAG TGAAGGGAAGGCTGAATGTGTCAAAGATCTCCCTGCAATGGAAGGCCCCTTACAAGACTGGAAGCCTGGGCTCTACTACGGTGTGGATGACCAGTGTCGTATAGCTTTTGGTAGCAGTGCAAGAGCCTGCTCTTTCTCCAATCCTGACCTG CCAGCTTGTCGTTTTTTGTCTTGTCACATCAATCCTGATGATGATAGCTCCTGCAAACGCCTCCTAGTCCCACTGCTGGATGGGACAGAGTGTGCTCCTAATCAG TGGTGTCTGAAGGGGCACTGTGTGCATCCAGATGATCTCAGCTCTCCTGATGTGGTTCACGGCTCCTGGTCCAGCTGGTCTGAGTTTTCTTCCTGCTCGAGGACATGTGGTGGTGGAGTCACACTTCATACACGGCAATGCAACAACCCAAG ACCTGCGTTTGGAGGGAATGATTGTGAGGGCCCAGATATTGAGGCTGAACTTTGTAACCAGCAA CCTTGTGAGAGCACTCAGCTGGATTTCATGGCAGAGCAGTGTTCCCAAACAGATACCCATCCCCTCTACTTGCTGACAAACAGGGCCTCCTTCTACACATGGATCCCTGCATTAGGCTTTACGCAGG GGGATGAACAGTGCAGATATATGTGCCAGTCAGATGGAGAAAACTTCATAGTGAGCCGTGGCTCTCAGTTTGTGGATGGCACTCGCTGTGAGACAGACAGCCCACCTCCCTTTGGTGCTGCGGCTGCTTGTCTAAGAGGCAAATGCCAG ctgtttggcTGTGATGGTGTCCTGCACTCTGGGAAAGTAAGGGATATCTGTGGGGTGTGTGGTGGAAATGGATCATCCTGCAGATTAATATCTGACTCCTACAGTGGTGGTCAGGCCAGAG agTACACCACCTTTCTCTCTGTGCCAGTGAATTCCACACAGGTTCATATTGTTAACAAGGCGCCTCTCTTCACTCACATGG CTGTAAAGGCTGGAGAAAAGTACATTGTATCCGGAACGGGCAGCTTGGCTCTGAATACAACCCACCCTTCCCCGCTGGATGAAAACCGCCTTGAGTACCGAATCCATCTGACACCTGACCTTTTGCCTGAGATGGAAGAGCTGTTCGTGCCTGGGCCTCTGCAACAGGAGATAAAAATACAG ATCTATCGCAAATATGGAAAAGAatatggggaaaaaacaaatccaaacaTCAGCTACCAGTTCTACGTGCCTGAGAGAAACAGCAGCCTAACGGATGTCATACCTAAAGGCAAATGGTCCAATTTCACAACACCCTGCTCTGTCTCTTGTGGCTCAG GTGCTCAGAGGCatgtttatgtctgtgtagatgaAGATACCAACAAACCTTTGGAGGAGCATGACTGTGTGACACCTCCTCCGACCACAGCACTCTACACAGCCTGCCATCTTGCACCCTGTCCCCCCAG ATGGACTGCAGGGAAGTTTGGGCCTTGTAGCGCTTCCTGTGGTGGGGGAGAAAGAGTGCGTCCTGTGAGGTGTGTTCAGAAACATGGATCTGATGTGGTAAAGGTTTCGGATTCCGAATGCCCACCTGATACGGCTCCGCAAACTGTTGAAAAATGTAATCTCCAGCACTGCCCTGCCAG ATGGCACGTGTCAGAGCCAGGGGATTGTTCAGCAATCTGTGGGCCAGGAGAAGCCAAACGGATCATATCGTGTGTCCGACCTGAAGATGGCGTGATTGTTGAAGTCGATCAAAGCTTATGTTCAAAGCTGATTAAACCACCTGATTCTGTGCCCTGCGTGGTAGACGTGTGTCCCATTGGGTGGGAATCTGAGCGAAAG GAACAACCCATCCTAAAGTCTGGTTTGTTACCACGCTCTAGTCAGCCTCGTGTTTATGTGTGGAGCCCCGTTATTAGCCAGTGTTCAAAGACCTGCGGTAATG GAACCCTGCAGGTGTGGTTTTCTTGTGTGGACCATCAAACCACACTGGGAGTGCCTGACTTCCACTGCGATGCTTCTACTAAACCTCATCCTAAGTCTGAGATATGCAGCACTTCACCCTGCCCTCCTAT GTGGCGCTCTAAGCAAGGAGTCTGCAGTGTTACATGTGGAGGAGGGGTGGCAAACAGGGTGCTGTACTGTGCTCGAGAAGcagaaggggaggaggaggtTGTGGAAGATTCAGAGTGCAGTGACTTTAACAAACCCACAGCAGTGGTATCATGTAACACTCACAGCTGCCCAGCAAG GTGGAAGGTAATCAGGACTTCGCCCTGCTCTGTCTCCTGTGACCTGGGTGTAGCTCAGAGGATTGTGTCTTGTGTCCAATTCATACATGGGAAAGAGAGTGTGGTGGCAGAGGAAAACTGCCAGACAACTGTCAAACCAGCCATCACAGTGCCCTGCTTGGTGCAAGTGTGTACCTTCAGGTGGGAGGTGAAGCCATGGAGCCAG TGTTCAGTATCCTGTGGATATGGTATCCAATCCAGAGCTGTGTCCTGCATGGGCCCCTCTAAGCCAGAGCCCCTCAGCCCACTGCTTTGCATGCACATGCCCAAGCCAATCACCATCCAGGTCTGCTACATGGGCAGCTGCAGAGATGTGCCATCCACATCAGACACACCCACTCTCCTGCATTCCCCTCTGAGCCATAAAAACATGGCCCAGAGTGGAATGGGCCAACTACCTCCCAGTCCAACAGAGGCCATTGCCATCCCAGTGACTCAAATGACTACCACAATGCTCACTCCAACCCATAAATCAA GTGCATGTGGACAGCTACTGCTGGAGGAATCAGGAACAGTGGATTTGACCAATGTGACAAATCGCTGCACGGTATCTATAGGTCGACCCCTGGATGAGGTCATTCACATTAGAGTGGTAGCCAGCTCCCTGGACTGCAGAAAAA AGGAGTATGTGGCATTTTTTGACCGACTGGCATTTGTGAGGAAGTGCACACATGTGGCAGGTAGTGAACTGACCACCAGAACAAATGTCCTTCTGGTGCGGCAAAATCTGCTCAGTCCAGGGAACGGGGTTGTGTTTACGTACAGTTCACAGAAAAATAAGAAGAGGAGCCACCATCAAG ATTGCGACATTCAGCTGTTCTCCCCCAGCGGTGTGTTTGAGAATCCAATAACATCCAGCACTAACCACACCTGTCGAGTGCTCGTCAATGCCCCTCCCTCAGTGAAGATCAGAATCCAAGCAGTACACATAGGATTAGTATTCAACACCACAAACTCCCAGTCTACATACATTATG ATCCGAGACATGGATGTGTTAAAGACCAACGTGTTTAAAGGCAACCAGCTGTTTCAGTGGCACTCGTCTGGAAATATGGCTGAGGTTGAATTTCATGGAGACTACCTGCATTCCAAAGGGAGCTTCAGAGCTCAATATTCATTTATGCGTCTTTGA